Proteins encoded together in one Miscanthus floridulus cultivar M001 chromosome 16, ASM1932011v1, whole genome shotgun sequence window:
- the LOC136513697 gene encoding uncharacterized protein, protein MASQNKEGNTYHAAVGGNGYGGTVNMAPPTATAPAKPEPPMVMQHAKEYTTTYTAYPAPHRRPPAPYLRPQKPPWYYGGGDGYCDEQAAGAYGGGYYRYRSPQPPPYGGGGYGYCPSPEFGWGARGGGYSYYDGGYGGGGYGGGDGYGGGGYGGGGYGGGGGGGYGGDGYGRPPAYGAYEHHMREHHQRQVQGHGHGHGHGHGGDGPGSCGGGCSPGSCAAIHGEFEHEHHTKFKHSTARHDGKCSENDGKAPHVTELAETK, encoded by the coding sequence ATGGCTTCGCAGAATAAGGAGGGCAACACCTACCACGCAGCAGTTGGTGGCAATGGCTATGGTGGCACTGTCAACATGGCCCCTCCTACGGCTACGGCACCGGCCAAGCCGGAACCGCCAATGGTGATGCAGCATGCCAAAGAATACACCACGACGTACACCGCTTACCCTGCACCTCACCGCCGTCCTCCGGCGCCATACTTGCGACCTCAAAAGCCGCCTTGGTACTACGGTGGTGGTGATGGGTACTGCGATGAACAAGCTGCTGGGGCATACGGCGGTGGATACTACAGATACCGATCTCCCCAGCCGCCGCCGTACGGTGGTGGTGGGTATGGGTACTGCCCTTCGCCTGAGTTTGGTTGGGGAGCTCGCGGTGGCGGCTACAGCTACTATGACGGCGGTTATGGAGGCGGAGGCTATGGAGGCGGCGACGGCTATGGAGGTGGTGGCTATGGAGGCGGTGGctatggaggcggcggcggcggcggctatggaGGCGACGGCTATGGACGGCCACCAGCTTATGGAGCGTACGAGCACCACATGCGCGAACACCACCAGAGACAGGTACAGggacatggccatggccatggacatggacatggtggAGACGGCCCTGGCAGCTGCGGAGGAGGATGCAGCCCTGGCAGCTGTGCTGCCATCCACGGGGAGTTCGAGCACGAACACCACACCAAGTTTAAGCATTCCACTGCTCGCCACGATGGCAAGTGCAGTGAGAATGATGGGAAGGCGCCCCACGTCACGGAACTGGCGGAGACGAAATGA
- the LOC136510586 gene encoding uncharacterized protein, which translates to MVIETNVARWTVIKILIDTGSFADILFASSFDNMKLDRNLLQPAGNPLYGFGRKKVNAIRKIPLPVYVEDQQNCRTEYITFDVVEIQYPYNAIFGRGVTNTFSAILHPWYLCKKLPVAKGIIAIFGNQYSTRAAEGIAAPGQRNVDNLQSRSA; encoded by the coding sequence ATGGTAATTGAGACCAACGTCGCTAGGTGGACAGTAATAAAGATACTCATTGACACAGGCAGCTTCGCAGATATTTTGTTCGCCTCATCCTTTGACAACATGAAGCTCGACAGAAACCTTCTCCAACCAGCTGGAAACCCCCTATACGGTTTTGGCAGAAAGAAAGTGAACGCTATTAGAAAGATACCCCTACCAGTATACGTCGAAGACCAGCAAAATTGCAGAACTGAGTACATCACCTTCGATGTTGTTGAGATTCAGTACCCTTACAATGCCATATTTGGGCGAGGTGTCACCAACACGTTTAGCGCCATCCTGCACCCGTGGTACCTTTGCAAGAAGCTACCAGTAGCTAAGGGAATCATAGCCATCTTTGGTAACCAGTACAGCACCAGAGCAGCCGAAGGCATAGCAGCGCCGGGTCAGAGAAATGTTGACAACCTCCAAAGCCGAAGTGCATAA